A region of Rhodopirellula islandica DNA encodes the following proteins:
- a CDS encoding AAA family ATPase: METWILHECDDKANALQKGIRDLGLQCPPERSVELCPESDATVDPFSGERLVFLVVNQIQTEHFTVLHALKHAGDCKVVVVATEVNPDSILELFRAGATDFVRWGESLIDEVGKVISRLRSETVHKRCDGKMLAVIPTASISDSNLLSCNLAATIAGQLGECSLIDMRVGGGDLAAMLKLEPEHTLRSLLNQDDGVDQSMVEQAMACHPSGIKLLASPPICSRMSELKSEWCETILNMVSAGHTCSVVHLDDPIQAEDLGVLESFDAIVLATRLDIVSLLRTKEYLRFLKSKQKSDASIHVIAMGTGHAGELPVKSVEKLLKLNAIHTIPDDPVAVTMSLNMGNPIVLESSSSPIAKAIREATWTIPTIRDLVRPDNLCPPPRPKGLLNSIGLSLVSGLMPQTH; this comes from the coding sequence ATGGAAACCTGGATCCTGCACGAATGCGATGACAAAGCGAATGCCCTTCAAAAGGGGATTCGAGACCTCGGATTGCAATGTCCACCCGAGCGATCGGTGGAACTCTGCCCAGAAAGCGATGCGACCGTTGACCCGTTCAGCGGTGAACGTCTTGTCTTCCTCGTTGTGAATCAAATTCAGACGGAACACTTCACGGTGCTGCATGCTTTGAAGCATGCCGGCGATTGCAAAGTCGTTGTAGTAGCGACGGAGGTGAATCCCGATTCGATCTTGGAGTTGTTTCGTGCCGGAGCGACCGATTTTGTTCGCTGGGGCGAATCCTTGATTGATGAGGTTGGCAAGGTCATTTCGCGATTGCGATCGGAAACGGTTCACAAGCGATGTGACGGCAAGATGCTGGCGGTCATCCCGACGGCGTCCATCAGCGATTCCAATCTTTTGTCCTGCAACTTGGCAGCCACCATTGCTGGTCAGTTGGGCGAATGTTCGCTGATTGATATGCGGGTCGGCGGGGGCGACTTGGCCGCGATGTTGAAGTTGGAACCGGAGCACACGCTGCGATCGCTTTTGAACCAAGATGATGGCGTGGATCAATCGATGGTGGAACAAGCCATGGCGTGTCATCCCTCCGGCATCAAGCTGTTGGCCAGCCCACCGATCTGCAGTCGGATGAGTGAGTTGAAGTCAGAGTGGTGCGAGACCATTCTCAACATGGTTTCGGCGGGCCACACCTGCTCGGTCGTGCATTTGGACGATCCGATTCAAGCCGAAGACCTCGGAGTGTTGGAATCGTTTGACGCCATTGTGCTGGCCACTCGACTCGACATTGTTTCGTTGCTGAGGACGAAAGAGTACCTGCGGTTTCTAAAGTCGAAGCAGAAGTCCGACGCTTCGATTCATGTGATTGCGATGGGGACGGGACACGCCGGCGAGCTCCCGGTCAAGTCCGTTGAAAAGCTTTTGAAACTCAACGCAATTCACACGATTCCGGACGATCCCGTTGCGGTGACGATGTCGTTGAACATGGGCAACCCGATCGTCTTGGAGTCATCTTCGTCACCCATTGCAAAAGCGATCCGGGAGGCGACATGGACCATTCCGACGATTCGTGATTTGGTACGACCCGACAACCTGTGCCCGCCTCCGCGACCGAAGGGGTTGCTCAACAGCATTGGACTTTCCTTGGTGTCCGGGCTGATGCCGCAGACGCACTAG
- a CDS encoding helix-turn-helix transcriptional regulator, which yields MAAKKVTRGSRATRSPKPDAKSNVAKKAISLKQNTAETRPAARWTFLTNHAHVLIVLHAQPDQVLREVAVQVGITERAVQRIVQDLEDEGFIRREKVGRKNHYEVLTDQALRHPIEAHRHIGDLLKLITG from the coding sequence ATGGCAGCGAAAAAAGTCACTCGTGGCAGTCGAGCAACACGGTCGCCGAAACCCGACGCCAAATCCAACGTGGCGAAGAAGGCGATCTCGCTGAAGCAGAACACAGCGGAAACACGCCCCGCCGCACGGTGGACGTTTCTGACCAATCACGCGCACGTGTTGATCGTCTTGCACGCCCAACCCGATCAGGTTCTTCGCGAGGTCGCGGTTCAGGTGGGGATCACGGAACGAGCGGTTCAGCGAATCGTTCAGGATTTAGAAGACGAGGGCTTCATTCGTCGAGAGAAGGTTGGCCGCAAGAATCACTACGAGGTGCTGACTGACCAAGCGTTGCGGCATCCGATCGAAGCCCATCGTCACATTGGTGACCTTCTCAAATTGATCACGGGATGA
- a CDS encoding HlyD family secretion protein, producing the protein MIHGHHSSDDFASMQLVRTGNWIRFVGKLTFAGLLLSIIAMVFVPWQQTAKGIGTVVAIDPQERPQPVRSPSKGVVEFVKAGLREGSYVEQNELLLRLSPFSVDGISQMDTQIIAMESKEAAALSGLEVAKQAVTLQESGGRSLTESLKQDLEASKQKWEQAKNEVTSMEAELQDKRNQLRIAEDVAGKGLVSREELFSKRQAVESQVAKVQKSQNAVHELSAALISKEEEIEAKMQDIAIKNRDAEQKVLDAMQKINTIEKEILDIRNKRGELDRLEIRAPRSGRIQDWFGVEGSDTIKEGDQLFVIVPDTDELAVEMKVSGNDMPLIQEGAQVRLQFEGWPAVQFVGWPSVAVGTFGGKVNRVFPTDDGRGNFRVLVTPDNHFDRENGWPDDRYLRQGVRANGWVLLKRVPLGQEIWRQLNGFPPVVANEEPEESKDKASKIKLPKA; encoded by the coding sequence ATGATTCACGGCCATCACTCGTCCGACGACTTTGCGTCGATGCAACTGGTCCGCACAGGCAATTGGATCCGCTTCGTCGGCAAACTCACGTTTGCAGGCTTGCTGCTGTCGATCATCGCGATGGTGTTTGTTCCCTGGCAACAAACCGCGAAAGGCATTGGCACCGTCGTCGCGATCGACCCGCAAGAACGCCCGCAACCGGTTCGCAGCCCTTCCAAGGGCGTGGTGGAATTCGTCAAAGCGGGTCTGCGGGAAGGCAGCTACGTGGAACAAAATGAATTGCTGCTGCGATTGTCTCCCTTCTCGGTCGACGGCATCTCGCAGATGGACACGCAAATCATCGCGATGGAATCCAAAGAGGCCGCCGCGCTGTCCGGACTCGAAGTCGCCAAGCAAGCTGTCACCCTGCAGGAAAGCGGCGGACGGAGCTTGACCGAATCACTGAAACAAGACCTCGAGGCGTCCAAACAAAAATGGGAACAGGCCAAGAATGAGGTGACATCGATGGAGGCGGAACTGCAAGACAAACGCAATCAACTGCGGATCGCCGAAGACGTCGCGGGCAAGGGCCTGGTGTCGCGAGAGGAATTGTTCAGCAAACGGCAAGCGGTCGAATCGCAGGTCGCGAAGGTTCAAAAATCTCAGAACGCAGTCCATGAATTGTCCGCCGCTCTGATCTCCAAGGAAGAAGAAATCGAAGCCAAAATGCAGGACATCGCGATCAAAAATCGAGACGCGGAGCAAAAAGTGCTCGACGCGATGCAAAAGATCAACACGATCGAAAAGGAAATCTTGGATATCCGGAACAAGCGTGGCGAACTGGACCGACTCGAAATCCGAGCCCCTCGTTCGGGACGCATCCAAGATTGGTTTGGCGTCGAAGGCAGCGACACGATCAAAGAAGGCGATCAACTGTTCGTGATCGTTCCCGACACCGATGAGCTGGCCGTCGAAATGAAAGTCAGTGGCAATGACATGCCCCTGATCCAAGAGGGGGCCCAGGTCCGCCTTCAATTTGAGGGATGGCCCGCCGTCCAATTTGTCGGTTGGCCGTCCGTCGCCGTCGGCACGTTTGGCGGCAAAGTCAACCGAGTTTTCCCGACCGACGATGGGCGAGGTAACTTTCGAGTGCTGGTGACCCCGGACAATCATTTTGATCGGGAGAATGGTTGGCCAGATGACCGATATCTCCGACAAGGCGTCCGTGCAAATGGTTGGGTGCTGCTCAAACGCGTTCCCTTGGGACAAGAGATATGGCGTCAACTCAATGGATTCCCACCGGTCGTGGCCAACGAGGAACCGGAAGAATCAAAAGACAAAGCATCCAAGATCAAATTGCCCAAGGCATAA
- a CDS encoding response regulator transcription factor yields the protein MNKSTVFLIRESPSRGDSVSTLLRSNGMAVVSFDHPSQFYETYNPDIPGCMVLDLSDSLVAGITLAEQISEKGYCPPYIIVGGEPRTCDLARAMRSGAQDFFDTPLDGGLFIARVREAMKQDQQRRLRWQTDQSLLKRVDSLSPREREILTLVMDGKLSKQIASQLDISVKTVEAHRANILRKMHVDSFIQVVCLIANKQDLLDTSSCDAA from the coding sequence GTGAACAAGTCCACTGTTTTTCTGATTCGAGAATCTCCCTCGCGTGGGGACTCGGTTTCAACTTTGTTGCGATCGAATGGTATGGCAGTTGTTTCGTTCGACCACCCCAGCCAGTTCTACGAGACTTACAACCCTGACATCCCCGGATGCATGGTGTTGGACCTGAGCGATTCTTTGGTCGCAGGCATCACACTCGCAGAACAGATTAGCGAGAAAGGTTACTGCCCACCCTACATCATCGTGGGTGGCGAACCTCGAACCTGCGACTTAGCTCGGGCAATGCGAAGCGGCGCCCAAGACTTCTTTGACACGCCACTGGATGGTGGGTTGTTCATTGCTCGTGTTCGCGAGGCAATGAAGCAAGATCAACAGCGGCGTCTGAGATGGCAAACCGATCAGAGTCTTCTGAAACGCGTTGATTCATTGAGCCCACGGGAACGCGAAATCTTGACTTTGGTGATGGATGGAAAGCTGTCCAAACAAATCGCATCCCAACTTGATATCTCAGTCAAAACAGTGGAAGCTCATCGCGCCAATATTCTGCGAAAGATGCATGTCGATTCGTTCATCCAAGTCGTCTGCCTGATCGCCAACAAACAAGATTTGCTCGACACGTCTTCATGCGACGCTGCTTGA
- a CDS encoding YbcC family protein, translating into MKTIHHSSKSTSTSNHKSNDPSLSVFVPAAYEDPHVYRQLEELLDQVCEAVSPVWPLKDWVAVNPYAGFTERSFFESRDHLQVFSQCELLPTMEHFASQFRSGALQRPHIEAAVNETATAVQNHGADQALSVVDEVLEALTKASSAAASKDCSSAKAKPLPPIATIASRLTAHGPVDWTEMVHQEIGKHCSAHYDEGQSKWGNPWQNLPLYQAWRNTARCDRGIEILGLPGFRKFVNDLPHTAEATIVHLLQRMNLPRSLWETFLLAHVFSMPGWSGWTKYQGLQTDPLGSGKFQHDDFRGFLAMSLAYDVAISEAFAFEVDWTSRLNAQKLNAASSDDSCKEFRKILLRASEIAYRDQLLDSLPSPAPDASESAANLDQPASRPIAQMAFCIDVRSERLRRHLESVSADIETIGVAGFFGLPFEYIPLGQASGDVHAPVLLKSSFSLQEKASDCVSACSGQHPLVPHSSTPTTTEAARRTEISTWKKRWKQFQTSAVGCFSFVETMGLLDGIELVGRLLGKNLRQSGPDNQPGVTAEGRTLSLDLDGLLQQGIDLDQQTDLAEGLLTTMGLTNHFAPLVVLCGHASQTDNNAMSAGLDCGACGGHSGAPNARLAATLLNDRRIQTRLAERGIEIGADTHFLAAWHNTTTDQIEWLDTESIPPSHQSRVSQLQSIGNEGSELTRCERLPLLDESSSESLAARAADWSQTRPEWGLAGNASMLIGPRSLTREIALDGRAFLHSYHAQSDPSGRVLESIMTAPMVVAHWINMQYYASTVDSHHFGSGCKTVHNVVGQFGIFSGNGGDLQAGLPEQSLRNGEHIEHIPLRLQTVVVANREAIDRVIAAHTTVRNLLQNGWVHLVAIENDQKYRYQPNGSWVQLQTNTASFTSQREKSWQLVGSVE; encoded by the coding sequence ATGAAGACCATCCATCACTCATCGAAGTCCACGTCCACGTCCAATCACAAATCCAATGACCCATCACTCAGCGTGTTTGTGCCCGCCGCGTACGAAGACCCACATGTCTATCGACAGCTCGAGGAATTACTGGATCAAGTCTGTGAAGCGGTCTCTCCAGTTTGGCCGCTCAAAGATTGGGTCGCAGTCAATCCGTACGCCGGTTTCACAGAACGTTCCTTCTTCGAATCCCGAGACCACCTGCAAGTCTTCTCGCAGTGTGAACTGCTGCCGACGATGGAACACTTTGCCTCGCAGTTTCGATCCGGAGCACTGCAGCGGCCCCACATTGAAGCCGCGGTGAACGAGACCGCCACGGCAGTTCAGAATCATGGAGCTGACCAGGCATTGTCTGTTGTGGATGAGGTGCTGGAAGCATTGACCAAGGCTTCGTCGGCTGCGGCATCGAAAGATTGCTCTTCGGCGAAGGCGAAACCGCTTCCACCGATCGCGACGATTGCTTCACGACTGACGGCCCACGGACCGGTGGACTGGACTGAAATGGTTCACCAAGAGATCGGCAAGCATTGCTCGGCTCACTACGACGAAGGCCAATCGAAGTGGGGGAACCCCTGGCAGAACCTGCCTCTGTATCAAGCCTGGCGAAACACCGCGCGGTGTGATCGCGGAATCGAAATCCTCGGATTGCCGGGCTTTCGAAAGTTTGTGAACGACCTGCCTCACACGGCCGAAGCGACAATCGTTCATTTGCTGCAACGAATGAATCTTCCACGATCGCTCTGGGAAACGTTTCTGTTGGCACATGTCTTTTCGATGCCCGGTTGGAGCGGTTGGACCAAGTACCAAGGTTTGCAAACCGACCCGCTCGGATCCGGCAAATTCCAACACGACGACTTCCGTGGCTTCCTGGCGATGTCATTGGCCTACGACGTCGCGATCTCCGAAGCCTTCGCGTTTGAAGTCGACTGGACATCGCGGTTGAATGCTCAAAAGCTGAACGCAGCTTCCTCCGACGACTCCTGCAAAGAGTTTCGAAAGATCCTTCTGCGAGCGTCGGAAATTGCCTATCGAGACCAACTGCTGGACTCGCTGCCATCACCTGCCCCCGATGCGTCCGAATCGGCCGCCAATCTCGATCAACCGGCGTCGCGTCCGATCGCCCAGATGGCGTTTTGCATTGACGTTCGATCCGAGCGATTGCGGAGGCATCTGGAAAGCGTCTCCGCTGACATCGAAACAATTGGTGTGGCAGGGTTCTTTGGACTGCCATTCGAGTACATTCCGCTGGGCCAAGCCTCTGGCGATGTCCACGCCCCGGTCTTGCTGAAATCGAGTTTTTCACTGCAGGAAAAGGCATCCGACTGCGTCTCCGCTTGCTCCGGCCAACATCCTCTCGTCCCGCACAGTTCCACCCCCACGACCACTGAGGCGGCACGCCGAACAGAAATCAGCACGTGGAAAAAACGGTGGAAGCAATTCCAAACTTCCGCCGTTGGCTGCTTTTCGTTCGTGGAAACCATGGGGCTGCTCGATGGCATCGAGTTGGTCGGTCGGTTGCTGGGAAAGAACCTTCGTCAGTCTGGTCCCGACAACCAACCTGGAGTGACCGCGGAGGGGCGAACGCTCTCACTGGATCTGGATGGACTGTTGCAACAAGGCATCGATCTGGACCAACAAACGGACCTGGCCGAAGGCCTGCTGACCACGATGGGACTGACCAACCACTTCGCCCCGCTCGTTGTTTTGTGCGGGCACGCCAGCCAAACCGACAACAACGCGATGTCCGCTGGACTGGACTGCGGCGCCTGCGGCGGACACTCGGGTGCCCCCAACGCTCGGTTGGCCGCCACTCTATTGAATGATCGACGGATTCAAACGCGATTGGCCGAGCGAGGCATTGAGATTGGAGCGGACACTCACTTCTTGGCGGCGTGGCACAACACCACCACCGATCAGATCGAATGGCTGGACACCGAATCCATTCCTCCATCGCATCAATCTCGAGTCTCGCAGTTGCAAAGCATTGGGAACGAGGGCAGCGAATTGACTCGATGCGAACGCCTGCCATTGTTGGACGAAAGCTCGTCTGAATCGCTGGCTGCCCGAGCCGCGGACTGGTCGCAAACGCGTCCCGAATGGGGACTGGCGGGCAACGCCAGCATGCTGATTGGCCCCCGAAGCTTGACGCGAGAAATTGCCTTGGACGGCCGTGCCTTCCTACACAGCTACCATGCACAGTCCGACCCCAGCGGTCGCGTCTTGGAATCCATCATGACCGCCCCCATGGTCGTCGCACACTGGATCAACATGCAGTACTACGCCTCGACCGTGGATTCGCATCATTTTGGAAGCGGATGCAAAACCGTCCACAACGTGGTCGGCCAATTTGGAATCTTCTCCGGCAATGGGGGTGATCTTCAGGCCGGTCTGCCGGAACAATCCCTCCGAAATGGTGAACACATCGAACACATACCGTTGCGACTCCAAACCGTTGTGGTTGCCAACCGAGAGGCAATCGATCGAGTGATCGCCGCTCACACCACGGTACGCAATTTGTTGCAAAACGGCTGGGTGCACTTGGTCGCCATCGAAAACGATCAAAAGTACCGCTACCAACCAAATGGATCTTGGGTTCAACTGCAGACCAACACAGCCTCCTTCACCTCTCAGCGTGAGAAATCATGGCAGCTCGTGGGGTCGGTTGAATGA
- a CDS encoding peptidase domain-containing ABC transporter: MDSSSFSDAIAPDDQSILRSLTRIGQSLGLPIDLADVLSNESMPEDEDPLWVLQTSAMQAGIVLDETHVDSGAEAFGFLSEGNPIVLAYNDGSLRVLEKANWRSVEMFTTNDQVNSKVISRYKLGQLFTTSPAPRMLIARKQFECDSVSATSHGHAGDHASPTPMRRFIALLNLDRRDVWMVVLFALVAGVLSLATPLAVESLVNVVSWGTQFQPLIVLGLMLLTCLAIAGVLRLLQTVVVEIIQRRQFVRIASDLAHRFPRANQEHLRGECPRELANRFFDIMTIQKATAVLLLDGVSIVLTTVLGMVVLAFYHPFLLGFDIVLVIAMVSFIWVLGRGGIRTSIEESIAKYHVAHWLQDVIAQPSVFKTSGGEGLAIQRTDRLTADYIAARQQQFRVVIRQVGFAITVQIIASTAVLALGGWLVIGGALTLGQLVASELIVTVVVGAFAKAGKSLEKFYDLMAGVDKVGHLVDIPADQRIEIGPVDEGPAQVTWSNLSFRGTAWSSKIPAATIQPGERVAITGDDISGRSCLARSIAGLIDVPEGLIQIAGIEAAQAATSGMGKLVSYAGARDIFRGSVRENIDLGRRGIGQHRVREVTGQVGLTATIEQLENGLQTTLQTGGYPLSEEQILRLLIARALAVRPKLLVIDGLLDDLDESVRAALWPHLAPETPSWTLIVFTNRKDVAERCDHTLFIRRP, from the coding sequence ATGGATTCCTCTTCATTTTCTGACGCGATTGCTCCGGACGACCAGTCCATTTTGCGATCCTTGACTCGGATTGGGCAAAGCCTTGGGCTGCCGATCGATTTGGCCGACGTCCTGTCCAACGAATCGATGCCAGAGGACGAAGATCCACTGTGGGTGCTGCAAACCAGCGCCATGCAGGCCGGCATCGTCCTGGACGAAACCCATGTGGACTCGGGCGCCGAAGCCTTTGGCTTTCTCAGCGAAGGCAACCCGATCGTCCTGGCCTACAACGATGGGTCCCTGCGAGTCCTGGAAAAGGCGAACTGGCGATCGGTCGAAATGTTCACCACGAACGACCAAGTCAATTCCAAGGTGATCAGCCGTTACAAACTTGGGCAACTGTTCACGACGTCGCCCGCGCCCCGGATGCTGATCGCTCGCAAGCAATTTGAATGTGACTCTGTCTCCGCCACCTCCCATGGCCATGCCGGCGATCATGCGTCGCCCACACCGATGCGCCGGTTCATCGCGTTGTTGAACCTGGATCGCCGTGATGTTTGGATGGTGGTGCTGTTTGCTCTTGTCGCCGGCGTGCTGTCCTTGGCCACGCCGCTCGCCGTCGAATCGTTGGTCAACGTGGTCAGCTGGGGCACCCAGTTCCAACCATTGATTGTCTTGGGGTTGATGCTGCTGACATGCCTGGCAATCGCCGGGGTGCTCCGCTTGCTGCAAACCGTGGTCGTGGAAATCATCCAGCGGCGGCAATTTGTTCGCATCGCCAGCGACCTCGCCCACCGCTTTCCTCGAGCCAATCAAGAACACCTCCGGGGCGAATGCCCTCGCGAACTCGCGAACCGTTTCTTTGACATCATGACGATTCAAAAGGCGACCGCGGTGCTTTTGCTCGATGGTGTCTCCATCGTCCTGACAACGGTCTTGGGGATGGTCGTGCTGGCGTTCTACCATCCGTTTCTGCTGGGATTTGACATCGTGCTGGTCATCGCGATGGTCTCCTTCATCTGGGTGCTCGGACGGGGCGGAATCCGCACCTCGATCGAAGAGTCGATTGCCAAGTACCACGTCGCGCATTGGTTGCAGGACGTGATCGCGCAACCCTCCGTGTTCAAAACCAGCGGTGGCGAGGGGTTGGCCATTCAGCGAACCGACCGCCTGACCGCCGACTACATCGCCGCCCGCCAACAACAATTCCGAGTTGTGATTCGGCAAGTCGGTTTCGCAATCACGGTGCAAATCATCGCGTCAACGGCTGTCTTGGCGCTGGGCGGATGGTTGGTGATCGGCGGAGCCCTGACATTGGGACAATTGGTCGCCAGTGAACTGATCGTGACCGTCGTTGTCGGTGCATTTGCCAAGGCTGGCAAATCACTGGAGAAGTTTTATGACTTGATGGCCGGCGTCGACAAAGTCGGCCACTTGGTGGACATTCCCGCGGATCAAAGGATCGAAATCGGACCGGTCGATGAGGGACCTGCCCAGGTGACTTGGTCCAACCTCTCGTTTCGTGGCACCGCTTGGTCGTCGAAGATCCCCGCCGCGACCATCCAACCGGGGGAACGAGTTGCGATCACCGGCGACGACATCAGTGGACGCTCATGCTTGGCTCGTTCCATCGCCGGGCTGATCGATGTCCCGGAAGGTCTGATCCAAATCGCTGGCATCGAAGCCGCTCAGGCAGCCACCTCGGGAATGGGGAAACTGGTCAGCTACGCGGGCGCCCGCGATATTTTCCGAGGAAGTGTTCGCGAGAACATTGACCTCGGACGTCGAGGCATCGGGCAACACCGAGTGCGTGAAGTGACCGGACAAGTCGGACTCACCGCCACGATCGAACAACTCGAAAACGGTCTGCAAACAACCCTGCAAACCGGTGGCTACCCGCTCTCAGAAGAACAAATTCTCCGCCTGCTGATCGCGCGTGCCTTGGCCGTGCGTCCCAAACTGCTGGTCATCGATGGTTTGCTGGACGATCTGGACGAATCCGTTCGTGCCGCGCTCTGGCCACACCTCGCACCCGAAACTCCCAGCTGGACCTTGATCGTCTTCACCAACCGCAAGGACGTCGCCGAACGCTGCGATCACACCTTGTTCATTCGCCGTCCATGA
- a CDS encoding proton-conducting transporter transmembrane domain-containing protein: MPDWLKLLPVILPTFLLFAALVPNVLGRRTGFRWRQGITFIVATQCLVCVATLLVHLIMRVPRPIAETEILGVFHPTNWVLYDGLSGLMLVLVSFIGWATCQYSIQYLDGEFNQTRYFRFSAVAIGAVSWMIASGNLIGFAFAWVAMNLGLHSLLLLKPEQPGASRAAWTKFAINRIGDLALFAAFGLLSLEFDSLVLADIFDSAKKMQLDAGSPPQILVAACFLLFVAAASQSVQFPFHSWLPETLGSPTPVSALMHAGIVNAGGYLVIRFANVFGLSPLSMNTMAMVGLITTLVAVIVLMTQTSVKKSLAHSTIAQMGFMMLQCGLGAFVPATIHLVAHSLYKSNAFLRSGSVISDQKAIAGASQWNRALTWYETGFAFTVSCSLFAVTWMLFGLSPIEKPGGWILGSVLCLALTHWIADAMRSGSRRLVLQSMATAALICFLYVTGFLAADALISTSLPSSASLLNSRVVGTLVVLGFVGLYFLQTRFASATQLPWVHAMQVHATNGFYIEHGIRRVFRLLATS; encoded by the coding sequence ATGCCTGATTGGTTGAAATTGCTGCCGGTGATCCTTCCGACGTTCCTCCTGTTTGCGGCGTTGGTTCCCAATGTGCTTGGTCGCCGGACTGGCTTCCGTTGGCGGCAGGGGATCACTTTCATCGTCGCAACCCAGTGCTTGGTATGCGTCGCCACGCTGTTGGTGCACTTGATCATGCGAGTTCCTCGCCCGATCGCGGAGACGGAAATCCTCGGTGTGTTCCATCCGACCAACTGGGTTCTGTACGACGGTCTCTCGGGTCTGATGCTGGTTCTCGTCAGCTTCATCGGCTGGGCCACGTGCCAGTACTCGATTCAATATCTTGATGGGGAATTCAATCAGACCCGCTACTTTCGATTCAGTGCGGTCGCGATCGGAGCGGTCAGTTGGATGATCGCCTCGGGCAACTTGATCGGATTCGCGTTCGCCTGGGTGGCCATGAACTTGGGCCTGCACTCTTTGCTGTTGCTAAAACCAGAGCAACCCGGTGCAAGTCGCGCCGCCTGGACCAAGTTCGCAATCAACCGGATTGGCGATCTGGCCTTGTTCGCAGCCTTCGGTCTGCTCTCTCTCGAGTTTGACTCGCTCGTGCTGGCCGACATCTTTGACTCCGCCAAGAAGATGCAACTGGATGCTGGATCGCCACCGCAAATCTTAGTGGCCGCCTGCTTCCTGCTGTTCGTTGCCGCGGCCAGCCAATCCGTGCAATTCCCATTTCACTCTTGGCTCCCTGAAACGCTTGGTTCGCCCACCCCAGTCTCCGCCCTGATGCATGCGGGAATCGTCAACGCGGGCGGGTACCTGGTGATTCGGTTCGCAAATGTATTCGGGTTGTCACCGCTGTCGATGAACACGATGGCGATGGTGGGACTGATCACCACGCTGGTCGCTGTGATCGTCCTGATGACCCAGACCAGCGTCAAGAAGTCACTGGCCCATTCCACCATCGCACAGATGGGATTCATGATGCTGCAGTGTGGTTTGGGAGCCTTCGTCCCAGCGACCATCCATCTCGTGGCGCACTCGTTGTACAAATCCAACGCCTTCTTACGCTCGGGCAGCGTCATCAGCGATCAGAAAGCGATTGCCGGTGCAAGCCAATGGAACCGAGCGCTCACTTGGTACGAAACGGGATTCGCATTCACGGTCAGCTGCTCACTGTTTGCCGTCACATGGATGCTGTTCGGTCTCTCGCCAATCGAGAAACCCGGCGGTTGGATCCTAGGCAGCGTTCTGTGTCTGGCTTTGACTCACTGGATCGCCGATGCCATGCGTTCAGGATCCCGACGCTTGGTGCTGCAGTCGATGGCCACGGCGGCGTTGATTTGCTTTCTCTACGTCACCGGGTTTCTCGCAGCCGACGCTTTGATTTCAACCAGCCTTCCATCGTCCGCTTCACTTCTGAACAGCCGCGTCGTGGGAACCCTGGTCGTGCTCGGATTTGTCGGCTTGTACTTCTTGCAAACCCGTTTCGCTTCCGCCACTCAGCTTCCCTGGGTTCACGCGATGCAAGTTCACGCGACCAACGGATTTTACATCGAACACGGGATTCGTCGCGTGTTCCGGTTGCTCGCCACCTCCTGA